The following coding sequences are from one Microbacterium sp. SORGH_AS_0969 window:
- a CDS encoding flavin reductase, translating to MNNELSPKQVDFRHAMANLAAAVHIVTSDGPHGRVGITVSAACSVTDSPPTVLVCINRSSATRNVFARNGRLALNILAADQEELARHFSGQTGVPMPERFAWDIWTDLEGVPTLTQARAALSGRVVSLLEQGTHTIFFVEIDAIRNREDVQALVYDRRAFHAVGAVA from the coding sequence ATGAACAACGAGCTCAGCCCCAAGCAGGTCGACTTCCGGCACGCGATGGCCAACCTCGCCGCCGCCGTTCACATCGTGACGTCGGACGGACCGCACGGACGGGTCGGCATCACGGTGAGCGCCGCATGCTCGGTCACGGATTCGCCCCCCACGGTTCTCGTCTGCATCAACCGCAGCAGCGCCACGAGGAACGTCTTCGCCCGCAACGGGAGACTGGCCCTGAACATCCTCGCTGCCGACCAGGAAGAGCTCGCTCGACATTTCTCGGGCCAGACGGGCGTCCCCATGCCCGAGCGGTTCGCCTGGGACATCTGGACCGATCTCGAGGGGGTGCCCACGCTCACGCAGGCCCGGGCCGCGCTGTCCGGTCGGGTGGTCAGCCTCCTCGAACAGGGCACGCACACGATCTTCTTCGTCGAGATCGACGCCATCCGCAACCGCGAAGACGTCCAAGCGCTGGTGTACGACAGACGTGCCTTCCACGCCGTCGGCGCCGTCGCCTGA
- a CDS encoding EthD family reductase: MHKLIVLYPEPVDRSAFVDYYEKTHLPLAQRLPGLRSWRYSVDVSPDADGNPPAYFAVFEAEFDDADAFRSAMGSSEGRAVAADVPNYASGGAVILDYALAGGGAA; the protein is encoded by the coding sequence ATGCACAAGCTCATCGTTCTGTACCCCGAGCCCGTCGACCGGTCCGCCTTCGTGGACTACTACGAGAAGACTCACCTCCCGCTCGCACAACGGCTGCCCGGCCTCCGCAGCTGGCGGTACTCCGTCGACGTGAGCCCCGACGCCGACGGGAATCCCCCCGCGTACTTCGCCGTCTTCGAAGCCGAGTTCGACGATGCCGACGCCTTCCGCTCGGCGATGGGGTCGTCCGAGGGCCGGGCCGTCGCGGCCGACGTCCCGAACTACGCGTCAGGCGGGGCCGTCATCCTCGACTACGCGCTCGCAGGAGGAGGTGCAGCATGA
- a CDS encoding PDR/VanB family oxidoreductase: MSGGVTFEAIVRERREAADGVIVLDLERATGTLPHWSPGAHIDVVLPGGIERQYSLCGSPSERGTWRIGVLREREGSVWLHENAHVGATLRVRGPANHFLFAPTAGRSYVFVAGGIGITPIVPMIEAAEAAGATWTLLYAGRSRGTMAFVDELVERYGERVEVYAADEGRRLDLAERFGTPTARTVVYSCGPARLLEALEDAMTGWPRGSLHLERFEAKVLGPPVWSEPFEVDLMMSGITVTVPPERSILDVVEEAGAVVPSSCRVGTCGTCEVAVVDGEVEHRDSVLSPEEQDANRSMMVCVSRAACGRITLEL, translated from the coding sequence ATGAGCGGTGGAGTGACCTTCGAGGCCATCGTCCGAGAGCGACGGGAGGCCGCCGACGGGGTGATCGTCCTCGACCTCGAGCGCGCCACCGGCACGCTCCCGCACTGGTCGCCGGGCGCGCACATCGACGTCGTGCTGCCCGGCGGCATCGAGCGGCAGTACTCGCTGTGCGGATCGCCGAGCGAGCGCGGCACGTGGCGCATCGGGGTGCTCCGCGAGCGCGAGGGCTCGGTCTGGCTGCACGAGAACGCCCACGTGGGCGCGACGCTGCGGGTGCGCGGTCCCGCCAACCACTTCCTGTTCGCGCCCACCGCGGGCCGATCGTACGTGTTCGTCGCGGGCGGCATCGGCATCACGCCGATCGTGCCGATGATCGAGGCCGCCGAGGCCGCGGGCGCGACCTGGACGCTTCTCTACGCGGGACGCTCACGGGGCACGATGGCCTTCGTCGACGAGCTGGTCGAGCGCTACGGCGAGCGCGTCGAGGTGTACGCGGCCGACGAGGGGCGACGTCTCGACCTCGCGGAGCGCTTCGGAACGCCGACGGCGCGGACCGTCGTCTACTCGTGCGGCCCCGCGCGCCTGCTCGAGGCCCTCGAGGACGCGATGACGGGCTGGCCGCGCGGGAGCCTGCACCTCGAGCGTTTCGAGGCGAAGGTGCTCGGCCCGCCGGTGTGGAGCGAGCCGTTCGAGGTCGACCTCATGATGTCGGGGATCACGGTGACGGTTCCGCCGGAGCGCTCGATCCTCGACGTCGTCGAGGAGGCCGGGGCCGTCGTGCCGTCGAGCTGCCGCGTCGGCACCTGCGGGACGTGCGAGGTCGCGGTGGTCGACGGCGAGGTCGAGCACCGCGACTCCGTGCTGTCGCCGGAGGAACAGGATGCGAACCGCTCGATGATGGTGTGCGTCTCGCGGGCGGCGTGCGGGCGGATCACGCTCGAGCTCTGA
- a CDS encoding helix-turn-helix domain-containing protein, whose product MSVGPPRAQIALSARARSLEEAHALGASLYYPHVLTPLGAKDDVSLVASAARLGPVTAGVLEYSSGIRIDTGEYGSAVQVNVPLFGSLKTTIGDEHVRATNRIAAVYPHDVPTVIAGWDSPLAMLAVKLDRRTVERRLQQYDQAVDLHDVPTLDVRTGPSADWVVAVRRVIATAQRLPAMDEGLVRFLADRCIDGLVLALTADPNSPSSADSATDRTIIDRAREAIAYSSGPLLSLHDLSQYVGVNARSLQLAFKRVLGQTPMQVQRRERLRRVARELEASAHGVDRVQTIALKHGFTHLGRFSAEYERTFGELPSRTLAR is encoded by the coding sequence ATGTCTGTGGGACCGCCCCGCGCGCAGATCGCTCTCTCGGCCCGCGCGCGCTCGCTCGAAGAAGCGCACGCGCTGGGAGCGTCGCTGTACTACCCGCATGTCCTGACGCCCCTGGGCGCCAAGGACGACGTCAGCCTCGTGGCGTCGGCGGCGCGGTTGGGGCCCGTGACCGCCGGCGTTCTGGAGTACTCCTCGGGCATCCGCATCGACACCGGGGAGTACGGGTCGGCGGTGCAGGTGAACGTCCCCCTGTTCGGTTCGCTGAAGACGACGATCGGCGACGAACACGTCCGCGCGACGAACCGGATCGCCGCCGTGTACCCCCACGACGTCCCCACCGTCATCGCCGGCTGGGACAGCCCGCTGGCGATGCTGGCCGTCAAGCTCGACCGTCGCACCGTCGAGCGCCGTCTCCAGCAGTACGACCAGGCCGTGGACCTGCACGACGTCCCGACTCTGGACGTGCGTACGGGGCCCTCCGCCGACTGGGTGGTGGCGGTGCGACGCGTCATCGCGACCGCCCAACGCCTGCCCGCGATGGACGAGGGCCTCGTCCGATTCCTGGCGGACCGTTGCATCGACGGTCTCGTCCTGGCGCTGACGGCGGACCCGAACTCGCCGTCGTCGGCGGACTCCGCGACGGATCGGACCATCATCGACAGGGCCCGCGAGGCGATCGCGTACTCCAGCGGGCCACTGCTCTCCCTGCACGACCTCTCGCAGTACGTCGGCGTGAACGCCCGCTCGCTCCAGCTCGCCTTCAAACGCGTCCTCGGTCAGACACCGATGCAGGTACAGCGCCGAGAACGTCTGCGCCGCGTGGCGCGCGAGCTCGAGGCATCCGCGCACGGGGTCGACCGCGTCCAGACGATCGCGCTCAAGCACGGGTTCACGCACCTCGGCAGATTCTCGGCCGAGTACGAGCGGACCTTCGGCGAGCTTCCTTCCCGCACGCTCGCCCGCTGA
- a CDS encoding styrene monooxygenase/indole monooxygenase family protein: MATIGIVGAGVAGLHLGLHLRQQGRNVTIYTNRTAQQVADGKVMNSVAHMSATIDIERELGIADWPETDAEYSLHHHYNGWGEERRFSGAFEKPARVIDYRIYLPRLMDEFESRGGTIEYRDLSVADIENLTEVHDLVVVSTGKGEIGALFPRREDKSPFAAPQRKLAVGFWKGVASREPRGVEISLAPPAGELLAIPMWSFSGLVHALLFESVPGGAQEILTDSRYEDDPARYRETTLSILEEFHPTVFERVDTRSFELQNGAKDILQGAVTPVLREDYTLLPNGRFLLALGDVHMTVDPIQAQGANSAAYSAKVIADAVAEDQVFDERFMKKVARRRAERLEASNDWVNTIIQTPPAPHIPELFSAMVHDQALADRFTENFNHPIRQVDLLGTPERVTASRAATAALV, from the coding sequence ATGGCAACGATCGGCATAGTCGGCGCCGGAGTCGCAGGTCTTCACCTGGGACTGCACCTGCGGCAGCAGGGACGCAACGTCACCATCTACACCAACCGCACGGCCCAGCAGGTGGCCGACGGCAAGGTGATGAACTCCGTCGCGCATATGAGCGCGACCATCGACATCGAACGCGAGCTCGGGATCGCCGACTGGCCGGAAACGGATGCCGAGTACTCGCTCCACCACCACTACAACGGCTGGGGAGAAGAGCGCCGGTTCAGCGGTGCCTTCGAGAAGCCGGCGCGCGTCATCGACTACCGGATCTACCTCCCCCGCCTCATGGACGAGTTCGAATCACGCGGGGGAACGATCGAGTACCGCGACCTCAGCGTCGCCGACATCGAGAACCTGACGGAGGTGCACGATCTCGTCGTCGTGTCCACGGGCAAGGGAGAGATCGGCGCGCTCTTCCCGCGGCGTGAGGACAAGTCCCCGTTCGCGGCACCGCAGCGCAAGCTCGCGGTCGGCTTCTGGAAGGGCGTCGCCTCGCGCGAGCCGCGCGGAGTCGAGATCAGCCTCGCCCCGCCGGCCGGCGAGCTCCTCGCCATCCCGATGTGGTCGTTCAGCGGCCTCGTCCACGCGCTGCTGTTCGAGAGCGTCCCCGGCGGCGCGCAGGAGATCCTGACCGACTCGCGCTACGAGGACGATCCCGCCCGGTACCGGGAGACGACGCTCTCCATCCTCGAGGAGTTCCACCCGACGGTGTTCGAGCGCGTGGACACGCGCTCGTTCGAGCTGCAGAACGGGGCGAAGGACATCCTGCAGGGCGCCGTTACCCCCGTCCTGCGCGAGGACTACACACTCCTGCCCAACGGGCGGTTCCTGCTCGCGCTCGGCGATGTGCACATGACCGTCGATCCGATCCAGGCCCAGGGTGCCAACTCGGCGGCGTACTCGGCGAAGGTCATCGCGGATGCCGTCGCCGAAGACCAGGTGTTCGACGAGCGCTTCATGAAGAAGGTGGCGCGACGCCGTGCGGAGCGCCTCGAGGCATCCAACGACTGGGTCAACACCATCATCCAGACGCCGCCCGCCCCGCATATCCCCGAGCTGTTCTCGGCGATGGTGCACGATCAGGCGCTTGCCGATCGGTTCACCGAGAACTTCAATCACCCCATCCGCCAGGTCGATCTGCTCGGCACGCCCGAGCGCGTCACCGCGTCACGGGCCGCCACCGCGGCCCTGGTCTAG